In Alnus glutinosa chromosome 7, dhAlnGlut1.1, whole genome shotgun sequence, the sequence TTCATCAGCTTTTGGAATGCCTCCATTAATGCCTTCCGACTTTGCCGCTCATCCTAGCTTCTATCATTCTATGTGAATGGAGATCTTCGCTAAATGCTCAAGAAATTTTATATtgtataccaaaaaaaaattttatttttatttttttaattttttttttctgggtggGGGGGGAGAGTGCATAGATTCTCGGAAATTCCACCTAGCTAATAGAGTTCTTCTGATcgaacacaaatattttttcataatttttttttagggcaatattttttcataattaagGGTTGATATTAATTGTGACACACTTAATCAATTGAGTGTCGTGAGGAATACCACAGAATTTAATTATtacaagtttttttattaacgTCTTATGTGATAGTACTGCGCGCATGTGTCAATAACCATGTTAGTTATGCATTaagcaattaaatttatctctcaAACTCTGTTTATCTTTACCAAAACAAACAACTAGTACTGCATGTTGTGTGGTGAAAAACGTGAGAATTTTGCAAAACTTGCAATTTACAGCCTCCcaattactcatatatatatatatatatatatatatatatatatatatgtagttaACTATTGTTCCTAAATATATCTTTTAACCTTGCctcaattgaatcaaaattctcTCTTAACCTTGCCtcaattggatcaaaattttaaCTCCGCCATGCATTGTCGGTTCGCCGACTCCAAGAATATTCACTTGACTTTGCCAAATTCTTCGTAAAGACGTGACCGGTCAACCAATGAGTTATTatatgttcttaaaaaaaatgattggacTCTGTCAGGTTACGAGCGAGTTCTCAATATCGATCAAATAGAATTGTCTGAGGCTCATCCTACAATTCTAATTTTTACCACCGAACTGtaaattaaatggtaatttttatcACCAAATTGTGAACACAGGAAGAAGAGGGAAAAATATTGAAAggcaaaatacaaaacaaacataTTATGAGGTTCAACTCATGGCCTTAATTATATAtcctttagtttttatttacaatgaaaaaaaaataaaattcatttgtTGGATTATATTGTTCACCCAATGATTCATGTTTTTGGAGGGTAAAAAATAACTTACCTTCTTTCTGAATTTTTCATTCTATAGATGGTATttgattatataaaaaatagttaGAAGGAATTGAATAAAATCAATAAATGTAGAATTTTTGAACCATGCATTCTATATAGAAAATCTCAAGAGAACCAGCTGCTTGGTCAATCAGATCACTAAGGTCGTAGTCCGATCCCTCGTGGTTGGACGTGAAACGACGCTCATGGATAGCAATACATatatcatgcatgcatgtgagGCTATCATTTTGTCAAATTGATGGGGTCCGGACCAATCTGACTATCATAGTCCCTCGTGGTTCGACATGCAAGGCTCATGGATagcaacatatatatatcatgcatgcatgtgagTTAGCTAGGCTATCATTTTGTCAAATTGATGGGGTCCGTTTCACCCTTTTTATATTTCAACTTTTGTGAAATTGATTGTTGATGgctcaagaaaaaggaaaaagagtaaaaaagaaaaaatattagtgGTTGACGggtaaataaatcaaattttactttttatgtgGAGCCCGTGGAGTTGACCCTTGCCACCAAGTCCTACAAGAAGGACAAAGGTGCCGAAGACTCCAAATTTCCTTagaattatttaattgataaatGCCTTATATACAtatcttgtttatttttaaatatatcttTAAATTTAAGGGATCCACATAACCACATCAGGCTCCATAAATTCAAcgataaatttaaaatttgattatatatatgtagatgtacaataaatatataaaaaatgtaaatgtattatttctctatttaatttcTACTAGCATGCAAGATGAAAAACGTACATGATCGTTTTATAACTACGTGATGATCGAGCTGGATGGGTAAGTATTAATGTGTATAAAAACTGCAAGTGATTCACGTATTTATTTATCTATCAAAGTGAACAAGAGAATATTAATGttagattttattaaattaattaattaagattattAATATTGATCGagtatttcaatatttttttcaatccaaAGTTTTTAAGTGCATAGATTGATCATTAGAAAGATTGCATTCAAAATTTAGATTGAATCACGATGCACAGTCGGATCAATCGACCAATATCTTAGTTTGATTGAACGAACTAGATCAATACCAAACCCACCGGCGGCGAAGCCACATTAGGGTCAATGGGGGCTGTGAGGGAGccttttaaaaaacttttatttgtatgaaattttttgaaaatggcaCCTACATActtgtcatttaaaaaataaaaataattaaataagagaGGCTCGTTTGGTCTTTTGAGAATCagtgtctaatttttttttaatcacgcTAAAGCTTTTTATGGAACTACTATTGGTGAaccatcttcttttctttagtGTATAAGATTGATATAaaattagtttgtaaaaaatttcgaaaaatatgtatatataaagaaaaaagttggGTAGTGTTCATAATCATAATCAAAGCAAATTAAGTAAACACTTCAATTCAGTACATGCGTGTGTAATTAgtttttattctataattatttatttattgtttatcaACCTAGTTGTCTcttataaaattgtaatttaactttaaaaatttaggTTAATGAATATCGTCAAAATTAATCAGTAATGCTAGGGACCATGACGTAATTTCAACGTAATTTAGGGTGTGCTTAGgtattgtattatattttattatttttgaaaatgttgtttgggtgggtttttaaaattaaagttgtatTCGAGTTTTACCCGACCCACTTTTCGACCCGTTTTTAACTCGACTCAACGAATTTAAcacaatacaaaaataataataaaatagtaaaaaaaaaacaaaaaataataatttaaaaacccAGGGGTGGTCAAGCCACCCCTGGGCGCCTGGGGgtggtggccggaccacccccatgTGTCCGAGGGTGGCCGATCCACCTTTAAGGGTGGTTCAAAAaccaccctaatttttttttaatttttttagttttataataataataatgaatcatttttatatatatttttgtcaattatatattcaattcaattcacacttccaaacatatttttcaaattttgtttcaaattctctaaattatccaaacataattttaaaattcaaattttttcagtattcacaattttgaatatagtagaaatataatacaaaaaaatccaATACCCAAACGTGCCCTTAGCTTCTTTTCTTATTGGTGTCATGCCGTAGTTttgtattaattaaaaatagctGTTTGCCATTTTGTCCATACTATATTGTGTTCTCCTTTTCATTTCCTTCTGTTCTTTTTCAGATTATAGACTGAATTGGTAATGAAAAAGCTAAGCCATATGCATTACATACCGGAGAGGCCAGGGTCACGTTCAATCGACCGATCAACCATAGGCAAGAGCAATTAATCCAACCGGGTCAAAAACCGGTCAAGAGTCAAGAATTTCCGGCCAGGGCCGACCGAAGACTTGGTCAGCCTCAAATCAGTCAAAGGACGTTTATATATGGTTCATTAATTAGATGGAAGTTGTAGGGACACTTCATATTTTATACTTGTTTGACAAAATGATCCAGTGAGGAAGACATTGATATTACATTAGGTAAACGCGCTTGAGGATAATGCACGACAGAATAGTCAATTTTTATTAGCGAGGCCGTGTATTTAGAGTTTATAGACAAAATTTTATGGACTTATtcggagttttttttttttgacaattgaTTTTgtcaattaataattttttttgttaattaatccTATTTTTTCAACGTTTCTGGaagataattaaatttgatatagaaaagaatatatatgtAGGTTGAATCGAGTCGAAAGTCAAAACGTTCTAAGATGAAACTCTTTTCCGGAAGTTATGGTTGACAGTAGGATTAGGAGGGTAGTTAATCTTGTGTAGATTTCTTGTTAAGGAACAGTTAAACCTAATACAGAAGGAAAACTTTGACTTTGACTGACTTTGTCGTACTATCCACTGCAAATTAATTGTTCAACTGCAATTAATAGATCGATATTGTTGAGAAAATTCTCTCTAGACAAACAGCCGGCGCTAACTCTACTAGATCATGACTAGATCAGCacccattaattaataataataataataaatactaATTCAAAGCAGGCCAGGTAGATTTTCTTCTAAGTAACCAGTATAAATACATGTGGTTAATGGATTCATTCGGTGATAAGAATCATAATATGGTGagctctcaaacaagaaagcaGATGCAGGGTCCGAGGCCGGCGCCTCTTACGGTGAGCAGAAGTTCGACAAAGATCATCAAAAAGAAGCAACCAGTTCCAGCGCCTGGGCAAAGCCGTTCTCCGGTGATAATATATTTGAAATCTCCCACGGTTATTCACGTCAGACCGGAGGAATTTAGGGATACAGTGCAACGGCTTACTGGCCTGAATCAGGCTCCGAGTACTGTTCCTGATTCGGCTCACCACTCCTACTCCTCTCCGAGCTATTGTGGAATGGTGGCTGATGCAAACATGGGCTGCATGGGAATCTCATCCAGCTTCTGGAATAACGTAGATCTGTGCATGCTAAGTGGTGTGATGTCTTTAAGAAGAGCTTTTGATGATATTGTCTAACAAATTTcattctttaatatatatatatatatatatatatatatatgatcaaggGAATCAAGTTGTTTTTGTTTAGcgtacatttttaatatgttggaGGACATGCAGTAGTATTTCTTGTAATTTGTTCCAGTAAATATGGTTCAAATCtatacaatttcttttttcttttttcttctttttatgaaaaaaaactatatagAGCTCAACCTCAACAATCCAAACACTCCAGTGAAGACTGGAAACAACTCTTGCATAGGAACAAAACCCCATAACTAGGAAAACAACAAATACAACACAACAACAAAACAGAACAACGAAGAACAGGAACAAACAAAGGCTACTGCACAACAGAACTTTATAACAACTACACTGCTACAAGCAAACCATATAACAACGGAgcagaaaaatcaaaaataaaccCGCAACAACCACCAAGAACAGAAGTCAGTAACTTCTACGAGAGaacttcagaggaaacttagcAAACAATCTAGTCTTCACTTCCCATCTAATCCTTGAAATAATTCTCTCTTCGAAAGGA encodes:
- the LOC133873223 gene encoding protein MKS1-like, with protein sequence MDSFGDKNHNMVSSQTRKQMQGPRPAPLTVSRSSTKIIKKKQPVPAPGQSRSPVIIYLKSPTVIHVRPEEFRDTVQRLTGLNQAPSTVPDSAHHSYSSPSYCGMVADANMGCMGISSSFWNNVDLCMLSGVMSLRRAFDDIV